The following nucleotide sequence is from Mesorhizobium sp. J8.
CGGCACGGCGCTCGCCTTCCGCGCCATGCTGCCGCTGATGACGGCGCGCGGCGGCGGTCCGATCGTGGCGGTCGCCAGCATCGACGCCACCTTCGCCGAGCAGCAACTCGCCGTCTACGCTGCCTCGAAGGGCGCTGTCCGCCAGTTGACCCGCACCGTCGCCATGGACCATGCGCGCCAGGGCATACGCGCCAACGTGCTGAGCCCCGGGCCGATGCTTGCCGGCCTGTTCGAGCGGCACATGAAATCCGCCAACGACCCGGACCGTTTCCTTGCCGCGCGCGCCAACCGCCAGCCGGCCGGCCGCATCCTCGATCCGGCCGAGGTCGCGCGCGCCGGCCTGTTTCTGCTTTCCGATGCTTCCACGGCCCTCAACGGCGCCGAGATCATCGCCGACGGCGGCCTGACGACCAGCTTCGACTTCCGCACCGGGTCGGAAGGCGCTTCGGTCTGAGGAGAAAGATGATGAGCAACCCCATCGAACTCGTCGCCGCCTACTGGACCATCTCGGGCGACGTCTATCCGTTCGCGCCGAACGAGATCAGTCCGTTTCCTTTCGCAGAGCGCGTCGAGGCGGCAGCCAGGGCCGGATACAAAGGCGTGGGCCTGATCCATGCCGACCTGCAGGCCACCCGTGAAAAGATCGGCCTCAAGGAGATGCGCCGCATCCTCGACGCCAACGGCATGCCGCATGTCGAGCTGGAGTTCATCACCCACTGGTTCGCGTCCGGCGCCCTGCGCGCCGCATCGGACAAGGTACGCCGCGAACTCTTCGAGGCTGCCGAGGCGCTCGGCGCCCGCGACGTCAAGATCGCGCCGGAATTCGATGCCGACACCATCGACCTTGCGCAGGTCACGGACAGCTTCGCCGCGATCTGCGACGACGCCGCCCGTTACGGCACCAAGATCGCGCTGGAGGTGATGCCGTTCTCGAACGTGCGCACGCTGGAAACCGCGCGCGCCATCGTCGAGGGTGCGGCGCGAGCCAATGGGGGCCTGCTGCTCGACATCTGGCATGTCGGCCGCGGCGGCATCCCCTACGAGGCCGTCGCCGCCGTGCCGAAGCAGTACGTCGTCTCGGTCGAGCTCGACGACGCGGATGAGAAGGTCGTCGGCACGCTTTGGGAAGACACGATCTACGAACGCCGGCTCTGTGGCGAGGGCGTGCTCAATCCCCCCGCCTTCATCGACGCGATCCGCAAGACCGGCTTCGACAGCTTCTATTCGGTCGAGGTGATCTCCAAGAGGCACCGCGTACTGCCGCTCGAAGAGGCGGCGCGACGCTCGTTCGAAACCACCATGGCGCAATTCGCCGCAAGATAAGGAGGATCAAATGGAAACCAATCTCAAGGGCAAGGTGGTGCTGATCACCGGAGCGGCGAAGGGCATCGGCCGCGAAACGGCGATCGCCTTCGGCCGCGAGGCAAGCCGCGTCGCGCTCTTCGACATCGACGAAGCAGCACTCGCCGAGACCTCGGCCGCGGTCACGGCGGCCGGCGGCACGGCCGCGACGTTCAAGGCCGATCTGTCCTCGGCCAAAGACATCGAGGAGAAGGTCACGGCCGCGATCGCCCATTTCGGCGGAACGGTCGATGTCCTTGTCAACAATGTCGGCGCCGGCGCGGTGCGCACGTTCGACCAGCTGACCGACGCCGAGTGGGACAAGACCTTCTCGCTCAACTTCATGAGCTATGTCCGCACGACGCGCGTCGTCCTGCCGGTGATGCGTAAGCAGGGACATGGCGCAATCGTCAACAACGGCTCGGATCTCGCGCGCCAGCCGGAAGGCGTTCCGATCGACTATTCTGCATCGAAGGCGGCGGTGCTCGCGCTGACCAAGGGGCTGGCGCGCACCGAAGGCGCCAACAATATCCGCATC
It contains:
- a CDS encoding SDR family NAD(P)-dependent oxidoreductase, producing the protein MATEPVFSNALPDLVVVSGTASGLGTNIARLLTESRVRTIGVDLAPAPDSLANELYSHVRGDVTDETTWAGVADTITRENPGTLGLVTSAAMLNVGTILDFDKAAMEKTMSVNFIGTALAFRAMLPLMTARGGGPIVAVASIDATFAEQQLAVYAASKGAVRQLTRTVAMDHARQGIRANVLSPGPMLAGLFERHMKSANDPDRFLAARANRQPAGRILDPAEVARAGLFLLSDASTALNGAEIIADGGLTTSFDFRTGSEGASV
- a CDS encoding sugar phosphate isomerase/epimerase family protein, whose amino-acid sequence is MSNPIELVAAYWTISGDVYPFAPNEISPFPFAERVEAAARAGYKGVGLIHADLQATREKIGLKEMRRILDANGMPHVELEFITHWFASGALRAASDKVRRELFEAAEALGARDVKIAPEFDADTIDLAQVTDSFAAICDDAARYGTKIALEVMPFSNVRTLETARAIVEGAARANGGLLLDIWHVGRGGIPYEAVAAVPKQYVVSVELDDADEKVVGTLWEDTIYERRLCGEGVLNPPAFIDAIRKTGFDSFYSVEVISKRHRVLPLEEAARRSFETTMAQFAAR
- a CDS encoding SDR family NAD(P)-dependent oxidoreductase, whose translation is METNLKGKVVLITGAAKGIGRETAIAFGREASRVALFDIDEAALAETSAAVTAAGGTAATFKADLSSAKDIEEKVTAAIAHFGGTVDVLVNNVGAGAVRTFDQLTDAEWDKTFSLNFMSYVRTTRVVLPVMRKQGHGAIVNNGSDLARQPEGVPIDYSASKAAVLALTKGLARTEGANNIRINAVAPGPIWTPFWTQPGGFAETMGKFHNMEPQKAVEHEMSLRQLPLGRLGKPEEVANVIVFLASDLASFVTSSVWGVDGGSIRAIA